The following proteins are co-located in the Pedobacter sp. FW305-3-2-15-E-R2A2 genome:
- a CDS encoding amino acid adenylation domain-containing protein, giving the protein METIEEKIFQFPASKDQERLWILSKFKQVKGAYNMSGLVHIKGKLDPEVLRACIVDLLSRHEPLRTSFVFDNDQLFQTITDINGYELPVVQLTDKEAINTFVQAKIHMAPDLEKDRLFNVYLIDKGDSEYMLLVVLHHAIADGWSLNVLLRDLSAFYTQRTGLTEATALPVLDIQYVDYVGSEMDFSDSNDYNRQIEFWKKYLDKSPELLELPTIGQRKKIQSYAGSTIQISLETDLTLKLRALSAKLGTSSFVTLLAVFKVLLSRYSGQDDITVGTLYANRERKELEHIIGFLVKTLPLRTKLDQLDTFQNLVSHISKDFTNVLKNKEISFYDIVKAANMPGNSGHNPVFQALFSYENLPDTALKLGDLQTSIQRMEGTYSKFDLTLNVTDKTAEEIILSFEYNTDLFEESFIQRLKEGFISVLTEMTVAPSTALTDIDALPPAERKVILYDWNDTGKDFGNSGTFPDLFAAMAVTLPDQPAVVFGDSSLSYEELDIASDNYASYLSERGIRKGDFVSLIFERNGALLPILLAIMKIGAIYVPIDPLYPKERVSYIISHSGSKFVVSHRSLKNYISGLGLQTDLIFIEDALASITMRPVKYDAEKLSEASIAYCIYTSGSTGLPKGVAISHGALANFLRSMQERPGIETGDRMLAVTSISFDISGLELYLPLISGATTIVCRHEAIVDPEKLISVIAQYKPTVIQATPSLFKLLKEANWAGNKQLKVLCGGESVPKDLALWLKKVCGSIWNMYGPTETTIWSLTHEFDSRIERVTIGKPIANTQVFILNKFLRPVPVGIAGDLYLGGKGLATAYYRDEEQTSKKFINWQFENIGQRLYKTGDRAKYDQQGNVYFMGREDFQIKLNGYRIELEEIETVLSQVDGIGQAIVLVDEFGAGNQQLVAYFENNGLLIDMLRVRSEISTRLPKYMIPAKFVTVEKFPVTANGKIDRNALRIAENTELAAAGKTLIEPGNDAERMLLAIWQEVLNLQSISTTDDFLSLGGSSISSVKITAMASAQGMALSPEMIFEYPTIKELAMVSSRSEGISIGAGIQAQPEELSLLGSLRDLSLSADGDHVIDVLKKNMVIESIGKYLPETEVSAVDIVNGCSERIRFPMQRITGIESVRNLPEGKDSLSLAIEAIQQCLSISKYQPDDIDLIISCGIFRLDGKLAIQIDPSFSYHVKQHFGMSNAQNFDISNACAGIFTGLVIAESFLKNNSAKKCLIFSSEYLSHVTKTAQREVEGISDRKIAALTAGDAGLAMIVELGENGETGFQDLDLFTMGEYSDLCIIQPTERTHGGFIIHTDAIRMGEAGYIEAARHALNTLEKNRWGVDFDHFIMHQASSTTILNATRELNKFFNKEVLHSGNIIDNIKNRGNTASTTYFLATIDNMINGRIKANEKVIYSVSGSGLNLGTALYKFDDLPDRVKKGTIEKQKVKTTNAETAAIERPRVQIRQIEVDFDPKTVRSGMEMLYGATEKTLKNLDGPKNEIDLVLYYGTLRDDYIYEPAIASFLTGKTKINSSKELVREGKSTFAFDIYNGSMGFLSSCQVASELIISGKSNMALLASSEVDNNRQYGLDSLDIVEAGTALILTASDNKKGFGNFEYGSIARVAAGFPESSFYSEWQDNKLIAKKIPSEKLHQQDFNAIGALVEKLLDRESLILSDLDDVLCSMPVDDSFPAWMQERNVISGHFEWPSSDPYNLSLPLQLEALMKSGLTTENRKILLLDIANVKNRMEIICSIYYA; this is encoded by the coding sequence ATGGAGACCATAGAAGAAAAAATCTTTCAATTTCCTGCCTCCAAAGATCAGGAAAGACTCTGGATACTGTCAAAGTTCAAGCAGGTAAAAGGAGCCTACAATATGTCCGGACTTGTTCATATCAAGGGTAAATTAGACCCGGAAGTCCTCAGGGCATGTATTGTGGATCTTCTATCCAGACATGAGCCACTGAGAACCTCTTTTGTTTTCGACAATGACCAGTTGTTCCAGACGATCACTGACATTAACGGTTATGAACTGCCTGTTGTGCAGTTAACGGACAAAGAAGCCATTAATACCTTTGTACAGGCGAAGATTCATATGGCTCCCGACCTTGAAAAAGACCGGCTCTTTAACGTTTACCTGATCGATAAAGGAGATTCAGAATACATGCTCCTTGTCGTTCTTCACCACGCTATTGCCGACGGCTGGTCGCTGAACGTATTGCTTCGCGATTTATCTGCCTTTTATACGCAAAGAACCGGTCTTACGGAGGCTACCGCATTACCGGTTCTCGACATACAATATGTAGACTATGTAGGTTCAGAAATGGACTTTTCGGATTCTAACGACTATAACAGGCAAATTGAATTCTGGAAAAAATACCTGGACAAAAGCCCTGAGTTGCTGGAGCTGCCAACCATTGGCCAGAGAAAAAAAATACAGAGTTATGCAGGAAGTACCATACAAATCAGTCTTGAGACAGATTTAACCCTGAAATTAAGGGCACTATCAGCCAAGCTGGGTACGAGTTCTTTTGTAACACTTCTGGCGGTATTTAAGGTGCTGTTGAGTAGGTATTCCGGTCAGGACGACATTACAGTGGGTACACTTTATGCCAATCGGGAACGTAAAGAACTGGAACACATCATCGGTTTCCTGGTAAAAACGCTCCCCCTAAGGACTAAACTCGACCAGCTGGATACCTTTCAAAACCTCGTTTCCCATATCAGCAAGGACTTCACCAATGTCCTGAAAAACAAGGAGATCTCTTTTTATGACATTGTAAAAGCAGCAAATATGCCCGGCAATTCAGGTCATAATCCTGTTTTCCAGGCACTCTTCAGCTATGAAAACCTTCCTGATACGGCGCTTAAACTTGGAGATCTGCAGACGAGCATCCAACGGATGGAAGGGACTTATTCGAAATTCGACCTGACGCTGAATGTAACCGATAAGACCGCAGAGGAAATCATACTTTCATTTGAATACAATACGGACCTGTTTGAAGAGTCATTTATCCAGAGATTAAAAGAGGGATTTATCTCGGTTTTAACCGAAATGACAGTTGCCCCTTCTACGGCTCTGACCGATATTGATGCTTTGCCCCCTGCGGAAAGAAAGGTCATTTTATACGACTGGAATGATACAGGCAAAGATTTCGGAAATTCAGGTACTTTCCCGGATCTGTTTGCCGCTATGGCGGTTACCTTACCGGATCAGCCCGCCGTTGTGTTCGGAGATTCCAGTCTGAGCTATGAGGAGCTGGATATTGCCTCCGACAATTATGCATCCTATCTTTCTGAACGTGGCATTCGCAAAGGAGATTTCGTCAGCCTGATCTTTGAAAGAAACGGGGCCTTGCTCCCTATCCTGCTGGCGATTATGAAAATTGGTGCGATCTATGTGCCCATAGATCCGTTATATCCGAAGGAAAGGGTGAGTTACATCATTTCCCATTCGGGAAGCAAGTTCGTTGTGAGCCACAGGTCTCTTAAAAATTACATCTCCGGATTGGGGCTGCAAACCGATCTGATCTTCATTGAGGATGCGCTCGCATCGATCACAATGCGTCCTGTCAAATATGATGCAGAAAAATTAAGCGAAGCATCAATCGCCTATTGCATCTATACTTCCGGCTCAACCGGCTTACCGAAAGGGGTCGCAATTTCGCATGGAGCATTGGCAAACTTCCTGCGTTCGATGCAGGAAAGACCCGGAATAGAAACGGGCGACCGCATGCTGGCGGTTACCTCCATATCATTTGATATCTCCGGACTTGAACTTTACCTGCCACTCATCAGCGGGGCAACAACCATCGTATGCAGGCATGAGGCGATCGTTGATCCCGAAAAGCTGATCTCCGTGATCGCACAATACAAGCCTACAGTTATACAGGCCACTCCTTCGCTCTTTAAATTGCTAAAGGAGGCAAACTGGGCCGGCAACAAACAACTAAAGGTTCTTTGCGGAGGCGAGAGTGTTCCGAAGGACCTGGCCCTATGGCTAAAGAAGGTCTGCGGCAGCATATGGAATATGTATGGCCCAACGGAAACAACGATCTGGTCGCTGACACATGAATTTGACAGCCGGATTGAACGGGTTACCATAGGAAAACCAATAGCAAATACGCAGGTATTTATTCTGAATAAATTCCTAAGGCCGGTACCTGTCGGAATTGCGGGAGATCTGTATTTGGGCGGAAAAGGTTTAGCAACCGCTTATTATCGGGATGAAGAACAGACTTCTAAAAAATTTATCAACTGGCAATTTGAAAACATCGGGCAAAGACTTTACAAAACCGGCGACCGTGCCAAGTACGATCAGCAGGGAAATGTATATTTCATGGGCAGAGAGGATTTTCAAATCAAGCTGAACGGTTACCGGATTGAGCTGGAAGAAATTGAAACGGTGCTCAGTCAGGTTGATGGCATCGGACAGGCCATCGTTTTAGTGGACGAGTTTGGTGCAGGTAACCAGCAACTGGTTGCCTATTTTGAAAACAACGGACTTCTCATCGACATGCTCCGGGTAAGGAGCGAAATCAGCACGAGATTACCCAAATATATGATTCCTGCAAAATTCGTTACTGTTGAGAAATTCCCCGTAACGGCGAATGGCAAGATCGACAGGAATGCACTTCGGATAGCAGAAAACACAGAACTGGCCGCTGCCGGAAAAACGCTTATTGAACCCGGCAACGATGCAGAACGAATGCTGCTCGCCATCTGGCAGGAAGTGCTGAACCTGCAATCCATCAGCACTACTGATGATTTTCTTTCCTTGGGTGGCAGCTCGATTTCCAGTGTCAAAATTACTGCGATGGCATCGGCACAGGGAATGGCCCTTTCTCCTGAAATGATCTTTGAATATCCGACGATAAAAGAACTGGCGATGGTTTCATCCAGGTCTGAAGGCATCAGTATCGGAGCCGGCATCCAGGCCCAGCCGGAAGAACTCTCGCTTCTGGGTTCACTCAGAGACCTCTCTCTATCGGCGGATGGTGATCATGTTATTGATGTCCTGAAAAAGAATATGGTCATCGAAAGCATCGGAAAGTATTTGCCTGAAACGGAAGTTTCCGCAGTTGACATTGTAAACGGCTGTTCGGAGCGCATCAGGTTTCCGATGCAAAGAATCACCGGTATCGAGAGCGTGAGGAACCTGCCGGAAGGAAAAGATTCCCTTTCGCTTGCCATTGAGGCCATACAGCAATGTCTCAGCATTTCCAAATACCAGCCAGACGATATTGACCTGATCATCAGCTGTGGTATTTTCAGGTTAGATGGCAAACTTGCCATACAGATTGACCCTTCCTTTTCCTACCATGTTAAACAACATTTTGGCATGTCGAATGCACAGAATTTTGACATCTCCAATGCCTGCGCGGGGATATTCACAGGACTGGTGATTGCAGAATCTTTTCTCAAAAACAATTCTGCAAAGAAATGTCTGATCTTCAGTTCTGAGTATTTAAGTCATGTGACAAAGACTGCGCAGCGGGAAGTGGAAGGAATCAGTGACCGCAAGATTGCAGCGTTGACTGCAGGTGACGCGGGGTTGGCCATGATTGTTGAGCTTGGTGAAAACGGAGAAACCGGCTTTCAGGACCTTGACCTGTTCACCATGGGAGAATACAGCGATTTGTGTATCATCCAGCCTACAGAAAGAACACATGGCGGCTTTATCATTCATACAGATGCAATAAGGATGGGTGAAGCAGGTTATATCGAAGCTGCCCGTCATGCCTTGAATACTTTGGAGAAAAACAGATGGGGTGTCGATTTCGACCATTTCATCATGCACCAGGCATCCAGTACCACCATTCTCAACGCCACCAGGGAGCTGAATAAGTTTTTTAATAAGGAGGTGCTGCATAGCGGCAACATTATAGACAACATCAAAAACCGCGGAAATACGGCCTCAACAACTTATTTCCTGGCCACTATTGACAACATGATCAATGGACGGATCAAAGCCAATGAGAAGGTGATTTATTCGGTTAGCGGTTCCGGATTAAACCTGGGCACTGCGCTTTACAAATTTGATGATCTTCCTGATCGGGTAAAAAAAGGAACGATAGAAAAGCAGAAGGTAAAAACGACGAATGCGGAAACAGCAGCGATTGAAAGACCCAGGGTACAAATCAGGCAGATTGAAGTTGACTTTGACCCGAAAACCGTACGATCGGGAATGGAAATGTTGTACGGTGCCACTGAAAAGACATTGAAAAACCTCGACGGCCCGAAAAATGAAATAGACCTGGTGCTTTATTATGGTACACTGCGTGACGATTACATTTATGAACCTGCCATCGCTTCCTTTCTGACGGGCAAAACCAAAATCAATTCGAGCAAAGAGCTGGTGAGAGAAGGAAAATCAACCTTTGCCTTCGATATTTATAACGGTTCAATGGGCTTCCTCAGCTCCTGTCAGGTGGCAAGTGAACTGATCATTTCCGGAAAATCAAATATGGCCCTGCTGGCGAGTTCTGAGGTAGACAACAACAGGCAATACGGTTTGGATTCACTGGATATCGTAGAGGCAGGTACTGCCCTGATCCTTACTGCTTCGGACAACAAAAAGGGTTTTGGAAATTTTGAATATGGCAGCATCGCCCGCGTCGCCGCTGGTTTCCCGGAAAGTTCCTTCTATTCGGAATGGCAGGACAACAAACTGATCGCCAAAAAGATTCCATCCGAAAAGCTACATCAACAGGATTTTAATGCTATAGGAGCGCTTGTAGAAAAGCTGTTAGACAGGGAAAGTCTGATCTTATCTGACCTGGATGATGTCCTCTGCTCAATGCCTGTAGACGACAGCTTCCCTGCATGGATGCAGGAGCGAAATGTTATTTCGGGCCATTTTGAATGGCCTTCCAGCGATCCGTATAATTTATCACTTCCGCTTCAGTTGGAGGCACTGATGAAATCCGGACTGACAACCGAAAACCGGAAGATCCTCCTTCTGGATATTGCAAATGTGAAAAACAGGATGGAAATCATCTGTTCTATTTATTACGCTTAA
- a CDS encoding fatty acid desaturase, with translation MVIKYKTATSPFYEELKSSVDDYFSVKKMSKYANVQMLIKSGLTLAAYLFSYIFLILGSYSLPVFFLLEVVLGLGMAGIFLNIGHDASHNTFFRQKGLNRLLLNSLTLIGLNPYIFDLLHNRVHHAFTSIEGTGYDIPLEEYSILRLSRNQEVKPIHKYQVYYAPVIYCLIVLYYIFSLDFTVYARKKLGNNSGIKHPRFKLAELCLNKLLYLFFIIALPLILIDLPAGTILLGILTAHVVASILFTIVGVLNHQIYESVFPEPNASGVIEKHKKEHELEVTIDFSPYNRIVNLFFGGFNTHVAHHLFPNICHIHYVEITRMIERLAIKHGLPYKRKSLYSSIVSHFRYLKMLSSDKIPA, from the coding sequence ATGGTAATTAAATATAAAACGGCAACTTCTCCTTTTTATGAAGAGCTCAAAAGTAGTGTGGATGATTATTTTTCTGTAAAGAAGATGAGCAAATACGCGAATGTCCAAATGCTGATCAAATCCGGGCTAACCCTGGCAGCTTATCTGTTCAGTTATATTTTCCTGATCCTGGGAAGTTACAGCCTGCCTGTATTCTTTCTTCTGGAGGTGGTTCTCGGCCTGGGGATGGCTGGTATTTTTCTAAATATCGGACATGATGCTTCCCATAATACCTTTTTCAGGCAAAAAGGACTCAACCGGCTTTTGCTGAACTCGCTGACCCTGATCGGACTCAATCCGTATATATTTGACCTCTTGCACAACCGTGTTCACCATGCTTTTACCAGTATCGAGGGAACAGGGTATGACATTCCGCTGGAGGAATATTCCATACTGAGGCTATCCAGAAATCAGGAGGTAAAGCCCATCCATAAATATCAGGTCTATTATGCACCGGTAATTTATTGCCTGATTGTGCTTTATTACATCTTTTCGCTGGATTTTACCGTATACGCAAGAAAAAAACTGGGCAACAACAGTGGAATCAAACATCCCCGGTTCAAACTGGCAGAACTTTGTTTAAATAAGCTGCTGTACCTTTTCTTCATCATCGCTTTGCCACTGATCTTAATCGATCTGCCTGCAGGTACAATTCTTCTGGGCATCCTGACTGCACATGTTGTTGCCAGTATCCTGTTTACCATTGTAGGCGTATTGAACCATCAGATCTATGAATCGGTTTTTCCTGAGCCCAATGCTTCCGGAGTTATCGAGAAACATAAAAAAGAACATGAGCTGGAAGTGACCATAGATTTCTCACCATATAACAGGATCGTGAACCTGTTTTTTGGCGGATTTAATACGCATGTTGCACATCACCTTTTTCCCAATATCTGCCATATCCATTATGTTGAAATTACCAGGATGATTGAACGTTTAGCCATCAAGCATGGCCTGCCCTATAAAAGAAAATCGCTTTACAGCTCGATAGTTTCTCATTTCAGATACCTGAAGATGCTGTCCTCTGATAAAATCCCGGCTTAA
- a CDS encoding penicillin acylase family protein: MNKIKSTLCIIIPILLIFFCNKKIGDIPPVLKFLNPFMGFWKNAERSGLADEKISIPGAKDSISILFDDKMVPHIFATNDRDLYLAQGYVTAMHRLWQMDFQTRYAAGRISEVVGHSAIEIDRYQRRMGLVYGAENSLKGMMSDEKSREMVLAYTDGVNAYINSLSEGDYPIEFKLLDYKPELWTPIKCALLLKQMSAALAMGSNEFYMSNILQKFGNQVTDDLFPDYPFREDPMIPAGTKWDFSTLPVPAAPAFPAAKTKTNVKTHEKVEGIGSNNWAISGEKSLSGKPILANDPHLMLTLPSLWYQIQLHTTKGNTYGVSLPGAPGIVIGFNEKIAWGVTNVAADVLDFYQIRFKDKQRQMYWYNNAWAPVTKRVEQILTRDGKPVIDTVYYTHHGPIVYFKKPSYQLADNVPTGSALRWVVHDESNELLTFYHLNHATNYADYRKALTFYSAPAQNFIFASNENDIAITAAGKFPLKWKNQGKFLLDGSRPENDWHGRIPASQNPNVKNPERKFVSSANQSPTDQSYPYYINWEFEPYERGKRINQLLGKMNGATVDTMRKMQLDSYSILAENILPVLLKNLEKEKLSPAERKAYDYLRIWNKRYDAHEPAATIFDVMAERLFYEIWDDEFTVEGVPMRYPSRDRTVELLLNDPASSYFDNVKTKEKETLQDLISKSFRFSLDTLTKKMGTIGDKWAWAAYKRTNVAHMAKIPGFGSKDLDIGGAKGTINSLNGFHGPSWRMVVEMGETPKGYGIYPGGQSGNPGSRFYDNMIDTWAAGELNELLFLKDKKDQSKKIIKQLEISK; this comes from the coding sequence ATGAATAAAATTAAAAGTACACTCTGTATCATCATTCCCATATTACTGATCTTCTTCTGCAACAAAAAAATTGGCGACATCCCTCCGGTTCTCAAATTTCTCAACCCGTTTATGGGATTCTGGAAAAATGCAGAGCGCAGCGGACTGGCAGACGAAAAAATATCCATACCTGGGGCCAAAGACTCCATCAGCATATTATTTGATGATAAAATGGTTCCGCACATCTTTGCCACCAACGACCGCGACCTTTATCTTGCACAAGGATATGTGACTGCCATGCACCGACTCTGGCAAATGGATTTTCAGACCAGATATGCCGCCGGAAGGATCAGTGAAGTTGTAGGTCACAGCGCAATCGAGATCGACCGTTACCAGAGAAGAATGGGCCTGGTGTATGGTGCGGAAAATTCACTCAAGGGGATGATGTCTGACGAAAAAAGTCGTGAGATGGTCCTGGCTTATACGGATGGGGTTAACGCTTACATCAACAGCTTATCTGAGGGCGATTATCCGATAGAATTTAAACTGCTGGATTATAAACCGGAGTTGTGGACCCCCATCAAATGTGCCCTGCTGCTCAAACAGATGTCTGCAGCTCTGGCCATGGGATCAAACGAGTTCTATATGAGTAATATCCTGCAAAAGTTTGGCAATCAGGTTACGGACGACTTGTTTCCCGATTATCCTTTCAGAGAAGATCCGATGATCCCTGCCGGCACAAAATGGGATTTCAGCACTTTGCCGGTCCCTGCTGCTCCTGCTTTCCCTGCCGCGAAAACAAAAACCAATGTGAAAACGCATGAAAAAGTAGAAGGCATCGGCAGTAACAATTGGGCAATATCGGGAGAAAAAAGCCTTTCCGGAAAGCCCATCTTAGCCAACGACCCCCACCTGATGCTCACGTTGCCTTCCCTATGGTATCAGATACAACTTCATACCACAAAAGGAAATACCTATGGGGTATCACTGCCCGGAGCACCCGGTATCGTCATCGGGTTTAATGAAAAAATTGCCTGGGGCGTTACCAATGTCGCCGCTGATGTGCTCGATTTTTATCAGATCAGGTTTAAGGATAAACAGCGACAGATGTACTGGTATAACAATGCCTGGGCACCGGTAACGAAACGCGTTGAGCAGATACTGACCAGGGACGGGAAGCCCGTTATTGATACCGTGTACTATACCCATCATGGCCCGATCGTCTATTTTAAAAAACCATCTTATCAACTTGCCGACAATGTTCCAACCGGAAGTGCATTACGCTGGGTAGTTCATGATGAGTCTAACGAACTTCTGACTTTCTATCACCTGAACCATGCAACTAATTATGCGGATTACAGAAAGGCCTTAACCTTTTATTCCGCTCCAGCACAGAATTTTATTTTCGCCAGTAATGAAAATGATATTGCAATCACCGCTGCCGGAAAGTTCCCTTTAAAATGGAAAAACCAGGGTAAATTCTTACTTGATGGTTCCAGGCCGGAAAATGACTGGCATGGACGTATTCCTGCATCACAGAATCCGAACGTAAAAAATCCGGAACGAAAATTTGTCAGCTCTGCCAACCAATCGCCGACCGACCAGAGCTACCCTTATTACATCAACTGGGAATTTGAACCTTATGAACGGGGTAAAAGGATCAACCAGCTGCTTGGAAAAATGAATGGAGCTACAGTGGATACCATGCGAAAAATGCAACTCGACAGCTACAGCATCCTTGCTGAAAATATCCTGCCTGTCCTGTTGAAAAATCTGGAAAAAGAGAAACTTTCTCCGGCAGAAAGAAAGGCGTATGACTATCTGAGAATCTGGAACAAAAGATATGACGCCCATGAACCCGCAGCAACGATTTTTGACGTGATGGCTGAAAGGTTATTCTATGAGATATGGGATGATGAATTCACAGTGGAGGGAGTACCGATGCGGTATCCTTCCAGAGACCGTACGGTTGAACTTCTGCTAAACGATCCTGCTTCCAGCTATTTTGACAACGTCAAAACGAAGGAAAAGGAAACCTTGCAGGATCTCATCAGCAAGTCCTTCCGGTTCAGCCTGGATACGCTGACAAAGAAAATGGGAACGATCGGCGATAAATGGGCCTGGGCTGCTTATAAGCGTACCAATGTTGCCCATATGGCAAAAATACCGGGTTTTGGCTCCAAAGACCTGGATATTGGCGGGGCTAAAGGAACCATCAATTCCCTGAACGGTTTTCATGGCCCGTCCTGGAGAATGGTCGTTGAAATGGGGGAAACTCCTAAAGGTTATGGCATTTATCCGGGTGGTCAGTCTGGTAATCCCGGCAGCCGGTTCTATGACAATATGATCGATACCTGGGCAGCCGGGGAACTTAACGAACTCCTCTTTTTGAAGGATAAAAAAGATCAGTCGAAAAAAATTATCAAACAATTAGAAATTAGCAAGTAA